A genomic stretch from Plasmodium brasilianum strain Bolivian I chromosome 9, whole genome shotgun sequence includes:
- a CDS encoding heat shock factor-binding protein 1, producing MLNNNNENLLSFKNIINNSENRNRDENMNHFFDSYNNTSMALEASKRNTIPYNETQNVGDINTNMYSHNNTNNSISGNNGSNSNCNQGNKVGVENKTEQLEMFVENMLNELKSKMQNLSNNLLSKVDSMEKSLDDLENIMIDFSNKRNS from the coding sequence ATGTTAAACAACAATAATGAGAACTTACTTAGTTtcaaaaacataataaacaATAGTGAAAATAGGAATAGAGATGAAAATATGAACCATTTCTTTGATTCTTATAACAACACATCGATGGCATTAGAGGCAAGTAAAAGAAATACCATTCCGTACAACGAGACTCAGAACGTTGGCGATATTAATACGAACATGTATAGCCATAATAACACAAACAACAGTATCAGCGGTAACAATGGCAGTAACAGTAACTGCAATCAGGGGAACAAGGTCGGtgtagaaaataaaacagaacAATTGGAAATGTTTGTTGAGAACATGCTAAATGAGttaaaaagcaaaatgcAAAATTTGTCGAACAACTTATTGAGCAAAGTGGACAGCATGGAAAAATCGCTAGATGATCTTGAAAACATCATGATTGACttttcaaataaaagaaatagttGA
- a CDS encoding palmitoyltransferase DHHC3 has protein sequence MNKRIFAFRDDTKSKEAEEFVRTNGFTLPLQIFQLMSFFIFIIIVALIIIISAFNTDTIFLLFYIFFGVLIIIIIALSYTVTTINPVDPLSFKYIHNKVNEEDLKDLCECDICGFVEPQSKHCKFYGGYDDALFYILLCSLFVLNGTVFVLVIQLFGLHIFLISKKMTTYEYIVKRSHSEEEQKIGIKTFFEWLIIDKKRLKKSDSDNQDLENQEIERVKSIKD, from the exons ATGAATAAACGAATATTCGCTTTTAGAGATGATACAAAGTCAAAAGAAGCCGAAGAATTTGTGCGCACGAATGGGTTTACATTACCACTACAAATATTTCAATTaatgtctttttttatttttataattatagttgcattaattattatcatttctGCATTTAATACTGATACCatatttctccttttttatattttttttggagttctaattattataattattgctTTATCGTATACTGTAACAACAATAAACCCAGTAGACCCCTTATCATTTAagtatattcataataaagTTAATGAAGAAGACCTTAAGGATTTATGTGAATGTGATATATGTGGTTTTGTTGAACCACAAAGTAAACATTGTAAG TTCTACGGAGGTTACGATGATGCTCTGTTTTACATTCTGCTATGTTCCCTTTTTGTTCTGAATGGAACAGTATTCGTGTTAGTAATTCAACTTTTTGgattacacatttttttgatttcaaaaaaaatgactACCTATGAGTACATTGTCAAGCGATCTCAT TCTGAGGAAGAACAAAAGATAGGAATTAAAACCTTTTTTGAATGGTTGATCATTGACAAAAA GCGTTTGAAGAAGTCAGACAGCGATAATCAG GATTTAGAAAACCAGGAAATTGAAAGAGTTAAGTCTATAAAAGATTAA
- a CDS encoding WD repeat-containing protein, producing MKNNTNIPKDSNTKTFNTCFDNIDLNFACLKSRNLKNGPTFSFFYEYAHDRSVLSLSLDESGTYMATASSDHSLRIHNLKNLSTVKELYHKKCGHYDWVSEVFFTKRNEVLSGGLDGKICLWNTTQCCKFPKINKIMNCSEYLEQEKKVREINFKASNNTIKCKEMWAHHSTISDMKFDKEKEKCITSSYDKTLKLFDIKKFSELATYKGNHIHPITKFLWLQNKIISADKSGTLCVFDVETFQEVLSAKNTHCGNIGALNYFYMYKSKNSNLINQTSTHKNKTSGSNFSLTNPPMDDSNLEKSSSNNSSSIKNKYDNDNNKRNNMNNRNNLITANVNIINSDNLFGQGHNYLNLNNERIPLIITGGTNDGILKIRDFRIFHKYISYKKIHTASINSIITYNIKNKTYIISCSADGCCYQYEIYSICSSNLNNYLKKICVNEPILSARYIGNHLVLVGSSFGNLFLLNFSDCSENNLTQQYNLTRINEIQDNFDNSVEKKNYNNIHDKTDRDILWAFGVCKKGGVNCIECTFIYDSTVKNTNELEIYNIVTAGDDGTPCLLYIPNSFV from the exons ATGAAGAATAACACAAATATACCAAAAGACAGCAACACAAAAACATTTAATACATGTTTTGATAACATAGATTTGAATTTTGCTTGTTTAAAAAgtagaaatttaaaaaatggacCAACATTCTCCTTTTTCTATGAATATGCACATGATAGGTCTGTCCTTTCACTTTCGCTGGATGAAAGTG GAACTTATATGGCCACAGCGAGCTCAGATCATTCCTTGCGCATTCACAACCTCAAGAACCTATCGACCGTTAAAGAACTATATCACAAAAAGTGCGGACACTATGACTGGGTAAGTGAAgtattttttactaaaagGAATGAAGTTCTTTCAGGGGGATTAGATGGGAAAATATGTCTGTGGAATACTACACAATGCTGTAAATTTcctaaaattaataaaattatgaactgTTCAGAATATTTAGAACAAGAGAAAAAAGTTCGAGAAATCAATTTTAAGGCTTCTAATAACACAATTAAGTGTAAAGAAATGTGGGCGCATCATTCTACAATTAGTGATATGAAAtttgataaagaaaaagaaaagtgtATAACTAGTAGTTATGATAAAACCTTAAAGCTTTttgacataaaaaaatttagtgaACTAGCTACATACAAAGGAAATCATATACATCCAATAACTAAATTTTTATGGTtgcaaaacaaaataatatctgCAGATAAAAGTGGGACATTGTGTGTGTTTGATGTAGAAACATTTCAGGAAGTACTTAGTGCTAAGAATACACACTGTGGTAATATAGGGgctttaaattatttttatatgtataaaagcaaaaattctaatttaattaatcaAACTAGTACGCACAAAAATAAGACAAGCGGTTCTAATTTCTCGTTAACTAACCCCCCCATGGACGACAGCAATTTAGAAAAAAGCAGTAGCAACAACAGCAGTAgcattaaaaacaaatatgacaacgataataataaaaggaacAATATGAACAATCGGAACAACCTTATAACTGCAAATGTGAACATCATAAACTCCGATAATTTGTTTGGGCAAGgccataattatttaaacttAAACAATGAAAGAATAcctttaataataacagGGGGGACAAATGATGGtatcttaaaaataagaGATTTTCGAATTTTCCACAAATATATTAGCTACAAAAAGATTCATACAGCTAGCATTAATAGTATTATaacttataatataaaaaataaaacatacatTATTTCTTGCTCCGCTGATGGATGTTGTTATCAATATGAAATTTATAGTATCTGTTCttcaaatttaaataattatttgaaaaaaatttgtgtCAATGAACCTATTTTATCAGCAAGATATATTGGTAATCACTTAGTTTTAGTTGGTTCATCTTTtggaaatttatttttattaaatttttctgaCTGTtcagaaaataatttaacacAACAGTATAATTTAACCAGAATTAATGAAATACAAGATAATTTTGATAACTcagttgaaaaaaaaaattataataacatacATGATAAAACGGACAGAGATATTTTGTGGGCCTTTGGCGTTTGTAAAAAGGGAGGAGTTAATTGCATCGAGtgtacttttatatatgactCAACAGTTAAAAACACTAACGAACTGGAAATCTATAATATTGTTACAGCGGGTGATGATGGTACTCCGTGCTTATTGTATATTCCCAACTCATTTGTATGA
- a CDS encoding exported protein 1: MKLSLIVFAFFFIALIEVYLGGLVIAGSTTPPPKKKSPKKTPDPLIDVHEIINDMVKKEEEIVNLSKKKSAYKTATTALASTLGLVSALLLGGIGLVLYNNERGRHPFQIRGSSKSGAAETKAAEPAPAEPAPADDGDQDQSGTDSAA; encoded by the exons atgaaactctctttaattgtttttgccttttttttcattgccCTAATTGAAGTATATTTAGGAGGCTTAGTGATTGCAGGATCCACCACCCCACCTCCAAAAAAGAAATCTCCCAAAA aAACCCCTGATCCCTTAATTGATGTTCACGAAATAATCAATGATATGGTTaagaaagaagaagaaattgTAAActtgtcaaaaaaaaaatcagcGTACAAGACTGCAACTACAGCCCTTGCATCAACCTTGGGTCTAGTATCAGCTTTACTTTTAGGTGGTATTGGTTTAGTattgtataataatgaaagGGGTAGACATCCATTCCAAATTAGAGGCTCATCAAAAAGTGGTGCAGCAGAAACCAAGGCAGCAGAACCCGCACCCGCAGAACCCGCACCCGCAGATGAT ggcGATCAAGACCAAAGTGGTACCGACTCAGCAGCATAA